A part of Paenibacillus donghaensis genomic DNA contains:
- the def gene encoding peptide deformylase: MAIRMIVKEPDEVLHKKAKEVMVVTPNVKKLLNDMRDTMYDADGVGLAAPQVGILKRLIVIDADEEHGLIQMINPEIISREGEQLGPEGCLSIPGLNGDVRRSETVTVRGLNREGVEITITGSGLLARAFQHEIDHLEGVLFTDIAEKVYEYIPGKETGE; this comes from the coding sequence ATGGCAATTCGGATGATTGTGAAGGAACCGGATGAAGTGTTGCACAAAAAAGCCAAAGAAGTAATGGTGGTTACACCCAATGTCAAAAAGCTGCTGAACGATATGAGAGATACGATGTATGATGCGGACGGCGTAGGACTTGCTGCGCCTCAGGTAGGCATTCTGAAAAGGCTGATCGTCATCGATGCGGATGAGGAGCATGGATTGATCCAGATGATCAACCCGGAGATCATCAGCAGAGAAGGCGAACAGCTGGGACCAGAAGGCTGCCTTAGCATTCCCGGCCTGAACGGCGATGTGCGCCGCTCGGAGACCGTAACGGTTCGCGGACTGAACCGGGAAGGCGTGGAGATCACAATTACCGGCAGCGGTCTGCTCGCACGGGCATTTCAGCATGAGATCGACCATCTGGAAGGCGTGTTATTTACTGACATTGCCGAGAAGGTCTATGAATATATACCAGGCAAGGAAACCGGGGAGTGA
- the fmt gene encoding methionyl-tRNA formyltransferase: MKIVFMGTPAFAVPCLQMLVEEGYEVAAVVTQPDRPQGRKKIMAPSPVKEAALALGLPVLQPERMRRPEAVAELAAYEPDLIVTAAYGQILPKAVLDLPRNGCLNVHGSLLPEYRGGAPIQRSIINGEQLTGVTLMYMAEGLDTGDMISRVEVPIEDEDTSGTMFSKLSLAGRDLLRAELPRLINGRVEAEAQDDSAATYAPNLSREDERIDWNASSRETYNRVRGLVPFSGAFTLWNGETFKVWAAALPVQGSASSALPGTVLAVSGQGVEVKTGDGSLLLTTVQPSGKKAMDAAAFSRGAAMKPGTVLG; the protein is encoded by the coding sequence ATGAAGATTGTGTTCATGGGTACGCCCGCTTTTGCGGTGCCGTGCCTGCAAATGCTTGTGGAGGAGGGCTACGAGGTTGCAGCCGTTGTAACCCAGCCCGACCGTCCGCAGGGCCGCAAGAAAATAATGGCGCCCTCGCCGGTGAAGGAAGCGGCGCTGGCCCTGGGCTTGCCTGTGCTTCAGCCTGAGCGGATGCGCCGTCCGGAAGCAGTGGCTGAGCTGGCCGCGTATGAACCGGACCTGATTGTTACAGCCGCCTATGGCCAGATTCTACCCAAAGCTGTGCTGGATCTGCCAAGGAACGGCTGCCTCAATGTGCATGGCTCGCTGCTGCCGGAATACCGTGGAGGCGCGCCGATTCAGCGTTCGATCATCAATGGCGAGCAGCTGACAGGTGTAACGCTGATGTACATGGCGGAAGGTCTGGACACCGGAGATATGATCTCGCGTGTAGAGGTGCCGATTGAGGATGAGGACACTTCCGGCACCATGTTCAGCAAGCTGAGTCTGGCCGGCCGCGACCTGCTGCGGGCTGAGTTGCCCAGATTGATCAATGGCCGCGTGGAAGCGGAGGCGCAGGATGACAGCGCTGCGACCTATGCGCCGAACCTTAGCCGCGAGGATGAGCGGATCGACTGGAATGCATCATCGCGGGAGACGTATAACCGTGTCCGTGGTCTGGTGCCGTTCTCCGGGGCGTTTACGCTGTGGAACGGGGAGACCTTTAAGGTGTGGGCGGCGGCGCTTCCTGTCCAGGGAAGTGCCAGCTCTGCCTTGCCGGGAACGGTGCTGGCCGTTAGCGGGCAGGGCGTTGAAGTTAAGACCGGCGACGGCAGCCTGCTGCTGACCACTGTGCAGCCGTCCGGCAAAAAAGCGATGGATGCCGCTGCCTTCAGCCGCGGCGCAGCCATGAAGCCCGGGACGGTGCTCGGTTGA
- the rsmB gene encoding 16S rRNA (cytosine(967)-C(5))-methyltransferase RsmB, translating to MSGGEGGGAGRRPGPRGGGAKPAGNRSRQAPASARELALEVLERVEQQGAYSNLQLNSTLQKSTLSREDAGLVTELVYGTLSRMNTLDYVLEDFVSKGLAKLQPWVRSLLRVSLYQIMYLDRIPSHAAVNEAVNIAKRRGHQGISGMVNGVLRSVLRAGSLPVLPDHLSPEERIALKHSHPLWMVQRWSAEYGLETAEAMCAADNEAPAVSVRVNTTMISRESLLKQMLEQGLQASASLLSPYGIIVKGGGNLALSSWYKDGYLSVQDESSMLVAEAVDPQPGERVLDCCAAPGGKSMHMGELMKDEGFIYANDVHPHKAVLVAEQAERLGLESIEAGSADALQLADTLAPASFDRVLLDAPCSGLGVIRRKPDLKWRKQPEDIASVAVLQGELLQSVSRLVKPGGLLVYSTCTTEQAENSDVVAAFLAQHPEFSPVSFDSPLWERLAGTALARGQGIQLLPQHYGSDGFYIAQMRRNL from the coding sequence TTGAGCGGGGGCGAAGGTGGCGGCGCAGGCCGTCGTCCCGGCCCGCGCGGCGGAGGCGCGAAGCCGGCGGGCAACCGCAGCAGGCAAGCTCCAGCTTCGGCGCGCGAGCTGGCACTCGAAGTGCTGGAGAGAGTCGAGCAGCAGGGAGCCTACAGCAATCTGCAGTTGAACAGCACTCTGCAGAAGTCCACCCTGAGCAGAGAAGATGCCGGATTGGTTACGGAGCTGGTCTATGGGACCCTCTCCAGAATGAATACGCTGGATTATGTGCTGGAAGATTTCGTAAGCAAAGGGCTGGCCAAGCTGCAGCCCTGGGTGCGTTCGCTGCTGCGGGTCAGCTTGTACCAGATCATGTATCTGGACCGTATTCCTTCGCATGCAGCCGTTAACGAGGCGGTGAATATCGCCAAGAGGCGCGGGCATCAAGGGATCTCGGGCATGGTCAACGGTGTTCTGCGCAGCGTGTTGCGTGCCGGAAGCCTTCCGGTGCTGCCGGACCACCTAAGCCCGGAGGAACGGATTGCGCTTAAGCACTCCCATCCGCTGTGGATGGTGCAGCGCTGGAGCGCTGAGTATGGCCTGGAGACTGCGGAAGCGATGTGCGCCGCTGATAATGAAGCGCCTGCGGTAAGCGTGCGGGTCAACACAACGATGATTAGCCGGGAGTCTTTGCTGAAGCAGATGCTTGAGCAAGGCCTCCAGGCCTCGGCTTCTCTGCTAAGCCCTTATGGAATTATTGTTAAGGGCGGCGGCAATCTGGCTCTCTCCTCCTGGTACAAGGACGGATATCTGTCCGTACAGGACGAAAGCTCGATGCTGGTGGCAGAGGCGGTTGATCCGCAGCCGGGAGAACGTGTGCTTGACTGCTGCGCTGCTCCGGGCGGCAAAAGCATGCATATGGGCGAGCTGATGAAGGATGAAGGGTTCATTTACGCCAATGATGTGCATCCGCATAAAGCGGTGCTTGTTGCCGAGCAGGCAGAACGTCTGGGGCTGGAGAGCATTGAGGCCGGAAGCGCCGATGCACTTCAGCTTGCCGATACGCTCGCACCGGCTTCTTTTGACCGTGTGCTGCTGGATGCGCCTTGCTCCGGCCTTGGGGTGATCCGCCGCAAGCCGGATCTGAAATGGCGCAAGCAGCCGGAGGATATCGCCAGTGTGGCGGTGTTGCAGGGAGAGCTGCTGCAGTCGGTCTCGCGGCTGGTGAAACCCGGAGGGCTGCTGGTGTACAGCACCTGCACAACGGAGCAAGCGGAGAACAGTGATGTTGTAGCTGCTTTTCTAGCACAACATCCGGAATTTAGTCCGGTAAGCTTCGACTCCCCGCTGTGGGAGCGACTTGCGGGAACCGCGCTGGCGCGCGGGCAGGGCATTCAGCTGCTGCCACAGCATTATGGCAGTGACGGCTTCTATATTGCACAGATGCGTCGAAACTTGTAA
- the rlmN gene encoding 23S rRNA (adenine(2503)-C(2))-methyltransferase RlmN: protein MKPLIYDFSLEELQQWAKDNGEPAFRGGQIFDWLYVKRVNAFDEMSNLSKALRVKLNEQLSIAALHEITKLESKDGTVKFLFGLHDDHAIETVIMKHNYGNSVCVTTQVGCRVGCTFCASTLGGLKRDLTAGEIVAQVVRSQQILDARGERVSSIVIMGTGEPFENYDATMRFLRLMIHEKGLNIGQRHITVSTSGIVPNIYKFADEDTQINLAISIHAPNDALRSKLMPVNRRFPFDDVIESLRYYQAKTGRRISFEYALIGGINDQPEHAEELAGVLKSMLCHVNLIPVNHVPERKYVRTSRNDIFEFQRVLADHGINVTIRREQGHDIAAACGQLRAKHMELG, encoded by the coding sequence ATGAAACCTTTAATATATGATTTCTCTTTAGAAGAGTTGCAGCAGTGGGCCAAGGACAATGGCGAGCCCGCTTTTCGCGGCGGACAAATCTTTGATTGGCTGTATGTAAAACGCGTCAATGCGTTCGATGAAATGAGCAATTTGTCCAAGGCGCTGCGCGTGAAGCTAAACGAACAATTAAGCATTGCAGCGCTCCATGAGATTACCAAGCTGGAATCGAAGGACGGCACAGTGAAATTCCTGTTCGGCCTGCATGATGATCATGCCATCGAGACGGTAATCATGAAGCACAACTACGGCAACAGCGTCTGTGTAACTACACAGGTGGGCTGCCGGGTAGGTTGCACCTTCTGCGCCTCGACATTGGGCGGACTGAAGCGCGATTTGACTGCAGGCGAGATCGTAGCGCAGGTGGTTCGCTCCCAGCAGATTCTGGATGCGCGCGGCGAACGGGTCAGCAGCATCGTAATTATGGGTACGGGCGAGCCGTTTGAGAATTACGACGCGACGATGAGATTCCTGCGTCTAATGATTCATGAGAAAGGCCTTAATATCGGACAACGGCATATTACGGTTTCCACCAGCGGAATCGTGCCGAATATCTATAAATTCGCTGATGAGGATACCCAGATCAATCTGGCGATTTCCATTCATGCGCCCAATGACGCCTTGCGCTCGAAGCTGATGCCGGTCAACCGCCGGTTTCCGTTTGACGATGTCATTGAGTCGCTGCGTTATTATCAAGCCAAGACCGGGCGCCGTATCAGCTTCGAATATGCCTTGATCGGCGGAATAAATGACCAGCCCGAGCATGCAGAGGAACTGGCGGGCGTGCTGAAGAGCATGCTGTGCCATGTTAATCTGATTCCGGTCAATCACGTGCCGGAGCGCAAATATGTGCGTACCTCGCGTAATGATATCTTTGAGTTTCAACGTGTTCTGGCTGATCACGGCATCAATGTTACGATTCGCCGCGAGCAAGGCCATGATATTGCGGCCGCATGCGGTCAGCTGCGCGCCAAACATATGGAGTTGGGGTGA
- a CDS encoding Stp1/IreP family PP2C-type Ser/Thr phosphatase produces the protein MIRTVHASDIGRVRSVNEDSVWIGATRHGYTLGILADGMGGHQAGDTASRLALETMRNTLDALPAGLEDEELRVALSAAILEANNMVYREASRDEKYHNMGTTVVAVLLKGSTGFIGHIGDSRAYMVKDGAAIQLTEDHTLVNELFKSGQISQEELNNHPRRNVLTRALGTDAEVSADLAPVTVEAKALLLLCSDGLSNFVSEEHLGKVAGIHEISLEERADRLLQLALLAGGSDNISIAMLEHYGEAAVPETKEWDS, from the coding sequence TTGATCAGAACAGTACATGCCAGCGACATTGGCCGGGTACGTTCCGTCAATGAGGATTCCGTCTGGATCGGCGCGACGCGCCATGGTTATACCCTGGGGATCTTAGCCGATGGAATGGGCGGGCATCAGGCAGGCGATACCGCCAGCAGGTTGGCCTTGGAGACGATGAGGAACACTCTGGATGCTCTGCCTGCCGGGCTTGAGGACGAAGAGCTGCGCGTTGCGTTGTCTGCTGCCATTCTGGAAGCCAATAACATGGTCTACCGGGAGGCTTCCCGTGATGAGAAATATCATAATATGGGGACCACCGTCGTTGCGGTGCTGCTTAAAGGGTCAACCGGATTTATCGGCCACATCGGAGACAGCAGGGCCTATATGGTAAAGGACGGTGCGGCGATCCAGCTTACTGAGGATCACACGTTGGTTAATGAGCTGTTCAAGAGCGGACAGATCAGCCAAGAGGAGTTAAACAATCACCCGAGACGCAATGTCCTGACCAGAGCACTGGGCACAGACGCAGAGGTATCTGCCGATCTGGCCCCTGTCACGGTGGAAGCCAAGGCACTGCTGCTGCTGTGCAGCGACGGCCTGAGCAACTTCGTCAGTGAAGAGCATCTGGGCAAGGTCGCGGGCATCCATGAGATTTCTCTGGAGGAACGGGCCGACCGCTTGCTGCAGCTGGCACTGCTTGCCGGCGGCAGCGACAATATCAGCATCGCAATGTTAGAACATTATGGAGAGGCCGCAGTGCCCGAAACAAAGGAGTGGGACTCATGA
- the pknB gene encoding Stk1 family PASTA domain-containing Ser/Thr kinase — protein sequence MIGHELGGRYQVIERIGGGGMALVYRAHDILLNRNVAIKVLRNQFVHDEEFIRRFRREAQSAASLSHSNVVSIYDVGQEDEVHYIVMEYIEGKNLNEIIKERAPLQVDESVRIAAQICDALDHAHQNQIIHRDIKPHNILIGRNGRVKVTDFGIARAVTSTTITQTGSVIGSVHYFSPEHAKGVATGEKSDLYSLGIVLYQMLTGSLPFLGESPISIALKHLQEEFEEPRLLNPLIPQSVENVILKSMRKNPEERYQSAKQMLRDLETCLQPERRGEAKMLFDEDDDEARTRIVPAIKPIQRSSGRNGGEERMRRDEEHTSVPGGKKKKLGRPALWIGLTLLILLAMGSVVWYVNTKFDVPEVPVPYVVGETLDKARTMMEEAGLVVAEPVVEYNKDYEPNIVYKQSRDKDEKVKKGASVTLTVSTAKPLSVMPEFPTDTYDQAEQKLMDMGVSEERIKKDERNDSTVPAGQIISSEPAAGSNFDKDEDTVTLYVSLGEENTTMPDLFKKTREEAQKLLEANKLVLGEVKEESSFDVEEGKVTRQSDYDKGSSVPPGTAITIYISTGYPPEALSYTYGVPVAPSVEGKRNKIVIEFTDARNNGDKQEWGSRTIGKSQTLPVDLVLAPNKNAAILVFSDGELIETYSVNYIDAKNDTVPAPEPPATPTPAPTPTPTPEPTPEPTDIPVDNEIIPDPGTENEGNNSGNGNVNQTGFVPEGSANNELAENKAVKEKAKDKGNGKDK from the coding sequence ATGATCGGTCACGAATTGGGCGGCCGTTACCAAGTCATTGAACGGATCGGAGGAGGTGGCATGGCGCTTGTCTACAGAGCCCATGACATTCTCCTTAACCGGAACGTCGCTATTAAAGTGCTTCGCAACCAGTTTGTGCACGATGAGGAATTTATCCGCCGGTTCCGGCGTGAAGCGCAGTCTGCCGCTTCCCTGTCGCATTCAAATGTCGTCAGCATCTATGACGTTGGACAGGAAGACGAGGTTCATTATATTGTAATGGAATATATCGAAGGCAAGAATCTTAACGAAATTATCAAGGAGCGGGCGCCGCTCCAGGTAGATGAGTCGGTGCGGATCGCCGCACAGATCTGCGATGCGCTGGATCATGCCCATCAGAACCAAATTATACACCGGGACATCAAACCTCATAATATATTGATTGGCCGCAACGGCAGGGTCAAGGTGACGGACTTTGGGATTGCCCGTGCCGTTACTTCAACTACCATTACACAGACCGGCTCAGTGATTGGGTCTGTGCATTATTTCTCTCCGGAGCATGCCAAAGGCGTAGCTACAGGAGAGAAGTCCGATCTCTATTCACTGGGCATCGTGCTGTACCAGATGCTTACCGGCAGCTTGCCATTTCTCGGTGAGAGCCCGATCAGTATAGCCCTGAAGCATCTGCAGGAAGAGTTCGAGGAGCCAAGGCTGCTGAATCCGCTGATTCCGCAGAGCGTTGAGAATGTGATTCTGAAATCGATGCGCAAGAACCCGGAGGAGCGTTACCAGTCCGCCAAGCAGATGCTGCGTGATCTGGAGACATGCCTGCAGCCGGAACGGCGCGGGGAAGCCAAGATGCTGTTCGATGAGGACGACGATGAGGCCCGGACACGGATCGTGCCGGCAATTAAGCCTATTCAGCGCAGCAGCGGAAGGAATGGCGGTGAAGAGCGGATGAGACGTGATGAAGAACATACGTCGGTGCCTGGGGGCAAGAAGAAGAAGTTGGGCCGTCCGGCGCTGTGGATTGGGCTAACCCTGCTTATTCTGCTGGCGATGGGCAGTGTGGTATGGTATGTCAACACCAAGTTTGATGTACCTGAGGTGCCCGTGCCTTATGTAGTGGGCGAGACGCTGGATAAGGCCCGTACTATGATGGAAGAGGCGGGACTGGTCGTTGCCGAGCCTGTGGTCGAATACAATAAGGATTATGAGCCGAATATCGTATACAAACAGAGCCGCGACAAGGATGAGAAGGTGAAGAAAGGTGCTTCCGTGACCCTTACGGTCAGCACTGCCAAGCCTTTAAGCGTCATGCCTGAATTCCCTACGGATACCTATGATCAGGCAGAGCAGAAGCTGATGGATATGGGGGTGTCGGAGGAACGGATTAAGAAGGATGAGCGTAATGACTCCACTGTCCCGGCAGGTCAGATCATCAGCTCCGAACCCGCTGCAGGCAGCAACTTCGACAAGGACGAGGACACGGTGACGTTATATGTCAGTCTGGGCGAAGAGAACACCACCATGCCTGACTTGTTCAAGAAGACCCGCGAGGAAGCTCAGAAATTACTGGAAGCCAACAAGCTGGTACTCGGCGAAGTGAAGGAAGAATCGAGCTTCGATGTTGAAGAAGGCAAGGTTACGAGACAATCGGATTATGACAAAGGCTCTTCGGTTCCTCCGGGAACGGCGATTACCATCTATATAAGTACCGGGTATCCGCCTGAAGCACTGAGTTATACTTATGGTGTTCCAGTGGCACCTTCAGTGGAAGGCAAACGCAACAAGATTGTGATTGAGTTCACCGATGCCCGTAATAACGGCGACAAGCAGGAATGGGGCAGCCGGACTATCGGCAAAAGCCAGACCTTGCCGGTTGATCTGGTACTTGCTCCCAACAAAAACGCGGCTATCCTGGTCTTCAGTGACGGAGAACTGATCGAGACGTATTCCGTGAATTATATTGATGCCAAAAATGATACCGTGCCTGCGCCGGAACCGCCTGCCACGCCTACACCGGCCCCGACACCAACGCCAACGCCTGAACCGACTCCCGAGCCTACCGATATCCCTGTGGATAACGAGATCATTCCTGATCCGGGTACGGAGAACGAAGGCAATAACAGCGGGAATGGCAATGTGAACCAGACCGGATTCGTGCCTGAAGGTTCTGCAAATAATGAATTGGCAGAGAATAAGGCTGTTAAAGAGAAGGCTAAGGACAAGGGTAACGGGAAAGACAAGTGA
- the rsgA gene encoding ribosome small subunit-dependent GTPase A gives MPEGIIVKALSGYYYVKPFQENAIVTGEDTVQCRGRGILKRKEITPLVGDHVIYSLTENGEGMVDDVHPRESELIRPPVANVRLAVLVFSVREPDMNLNLLDKFLVHIENSGLKVLIVLSKQDLADDAGEATAYVKALYEQVGYEVMVTSSLTGAGSEDLRKRLSGGISVFAGQSGVGKSTLLNRIVPGLGLETGEISLRLGRGRHTTRHVELMDIGEGGFVADTPGFSQLDFLELGVEELSTCFREFAPYAEQCKFRGCSHLHEPGCQVISALEQGEIASSRYEHYKLFYNEMKDKKRRY, from the coding sequence ATGCCTGAAGGAATAATTGTCAAAGCATTAAGCGGCTATTATTATGTTAAGCCGTTTCAAGAGAATGCGATCGTTACCGGAGAAGACACTGTTCAATGCAGAGGAAGAGGAATTCTCAAGCGCAAGGAAATCACTCCGCTGGTAGGGGACCATGTGATCTATTCCTTGACCGAAAATGGCGAGGGAATGGTTGATGATGTTCACCCCCGGGAGTCTGAGCTGATCCGGCCGCCGGTAGCTAATGTCAGACTTGCCGTACTGGTCTTCTCTGTCCGTGAGCCGGATATGAATCTTAATTTGCTGGACAAATTCCTCGTTCATATTGAGAATTCCGGGCTCAAGGTATTAATTGTCCTTTCGAAGCAGGATCTGGCCGATGACGCTGGAGAAGCTACAGCCTATGTCAAGGCCCTCTATGAGCAGGTTGGCTATGAGGTTATGGTGACCAGCTCGCTGACCGGAGCGGGCAGCGAGGACCTGCGCAAACGGCTCTCGGGCGGTATCAGTGTCTTTGCCGGTCAATCCGGTGTGGGCAAGTCCACCTTGCTGAACCGGATTGTGCCGGGTCTTGGGCTGGAGACAGGAGAGATCAGCCTGCGGCTGGGACGCGGCCGCCATACCACCCGTCATGTCGAGCTGATGGACATCGGGGAGGGCGGCTTTGTAGCCGATACTCCGGGCTTCAGCCAACTGGATTTCCTTGAGCTTGGCGTGGAGGAGCTGTCCACCTGCTTCCGGGAGTTCGCTCCTTATGCCGAGCAGTGCAAATTCCGTGGCTGCAGCCATCTGCATGAGCCGGGCTGCCAGGTGATTTCAGCGCTTGAGCAGGGCGAAATTGCCTCTAGCCGGTATGAGCATTACAAGCTGTTTTACAATGAAATGAAAGATAAAAAGCGGAGGTACTGA
- the rpe gene encoding ribulose-phosphate 3-epimerase: MIMIAPSLLSADFAALGAETAEAEASGADWIHVDVMDGHFVPNITLGPPIVKAVSAHTTLPLDVHLMIEAPERYIADFAAAGAGVITVHAEACVHLHRVVHQIKELGLLAGVALNPGTPAAVVREVLEDLDMVLVMTVNPGFGGQAFIPGMVRKIAEIRGWANDVNPQLRIEVDGGISAETAPLVAAAGADVLVAGNAVFGRKDRAGAISEIREAAQRSFRS, translated from the coding sequence ATGATTATGATTGCCCCATCTTTGTTGTCGGCGGATTTTGCAGCACTAGGCGCGGAAACAGCGGAAGCCGAAGCCAGCGGCGCAGACTGGATTCATGTGGATGTGATGGACGGGCACTTCGTGCCGAATATTACGTTGGGTCCTCCTATCGTCAAAGCGGTTTCTGCACATACAACGCTGCCGCTGGATGTTCATCTGATGATTGAAGCGCCAGAGCGTTACATCGCGGATTTTGCAGCTGCAGGCGCAGGTGTAATCACCGTGCATGCCGAGGCCTGTGTTCATCTGCACCGGGTCGTTCACCAGATTAAGGAACTGGGTCTGCTTGCAGGGGTAGCTCTGAATCCGGGAACCCCGGCTGCTGTGGTGCGTGAGGTGCTGGAGGACCTGGATATGGTGCTGGTGATGACCGTGAATCCGGGTTTTGGCGGCCAGGCCTTTATTCCGGGCATGGTGCGCAAGATTGCGGAAATCCGCGGCTGGGCCAATGATGTTAATCCGCAGCTGCGGATTGAGGTGGATGGTGGAATATCGGCTGAAACCGCACCGCTGGTTGCGGCGGCAGGTGCCGATGTGCTGGTTGCCGGCAACGCCGTATTTGGCCGCAAGGATCGTGCCGGAGCTATTTCGGAGATTCGCGAAGCGGCGCAGAGGTCATTTCGCTCATAG
- the spoVM gene encoding stage V sporulation protein SpoVM: protein MKFYTFKLPRFLGGFVKAILNTFQKS, encoded by the coding sequence ATGAAATTTTACACGTTTAAACTGCCAAGATTTTTGGGAGGTTTTGTTAAAGCGATTTTGAACACGTTTCAGAAGAGTTGA
- the rpmB gene encoding 50S ribosomal protein L28 produces MSRTCAITGKKPGSGNNVSHANNRNRRTWGVNVQKVRILVNGKPKRVYVSTRALKSGKVERV; encoded by the coding sequence ATGTCCCGCACATGTGCTATTACTGGCAAGAAGCCGGGTAGCGGCAACAACGTTTCCCACGCAAACAACCGTAACCGTCGTACTTGGGGAGTTAACGTTCAGAAGGTCCGCATTCTTGTGAACGGCAAGCCAAAGCGCGTATACGTTAGTACCCGGGCTTTGAAATCCGGCAAAGTTGAACGCGTGTAG
- a CDS encoding DAK2 domain-containing protein — MSKRSINGTDFTAMVLAGAEKLQQHAEHVNSLNVFPVPDGDTGTNMNLTMTAGANELKKNNTVSVGQCAGVLSKGLLMGARGNSGVILSQLFRGFGRYAAQYDELNPQQFAAALQTGVDAAYKAVVKPVEGTILTVAKEAAKHAVYYARRTTDVTDLMTEVLAKAKEALANTPELLPVLKQVGVVDSGGQGLVYIYEGFHQHLTHGISETPVSVPAQGQAPAAPAQAPAAVLTQTEHVPSFVQSSAQSQLSTEDIEFLYDMEFFINRQLGSYAKAKFDEELFRQALSVNGDSIIVISDDETIKVHVHSKTPGDVLNLALQFGEITQIHLLNMREQHRDLLTAGMDIAPMPDLFADIPHEQTAAPVPAEPPADDMAPYGFIAVSSGSGIGDIFTSLGVDVVLAGGQTMNPSTEDFVNAISSISAKQVYILPNNSNIVLAAQQAKDLLEGERDITVIPSKSIPQGIAAAFAFQEEDAVDNNTGNMLEAIAHVKSGQVTHAVRDTSYDELEIKSGQYIGISNSKIVAAADELLPASQALLSNMLENGDEIVTVLIGADTDAEVTAALGQWLQETYPDVEVEIHEGGQPIYYFLFSVEP, encoded by the coding sequence TTGAGCAAGCGTTCTATAAACGGAACAGATTTTACCGCAATGGTATTGGCCGGAGCGGAGAAGCTGCAGCAGCATGCAGAGCACGTCAACTCCCTGAATGTTTTTCCGGTTCCGGATGGAGATACGGGAACAAACATGAACTTGACGATGACTGCAGGCGCGAACGAGTTGAAGAAGAATAATACCGTCTCAGTTGGTCAATGTGCGGGGGTACTCTCCAAAGGCCTGCTAATGGGTGCACGGGGGAACTCCGGCGTTATTTTATCACAGCTGTTTAGAGGTTTCGGCCGATATGCGGCTCAATATGATGAACTGAATCCGCAGCAGTTTGCAGCAGCTCTTCAGACAGGTGTCGACGCTGCCTACAAGGCCGTTGTGAAGCCTGTGGAAGGAACTATTCTTACCGTAGCCAAAGAAGCAGCCAAACACGCGGTGTATTATGCCCGCCGTACGACGGATGTTACAGATCTGATGACGGAGGTTCTGGCGAAGGCCAAGGAAGCGCTGGCTAATACGCCTGAGCTGCTGCCTGTGCTGAAGCAAGTGGGTGTGGTGGATTCCGGTGGTCAAGGTCTGGTCTACATCTATGAAGGCTTCCATCAGCATCTGACACACGGTATTTCCGAAACGCCTGTCTCTGTACCGGCACAAGGACAAGCTCCTGCAGCACCTGCTCAGGCACCGGCAGCCGTTCTGACCCAAACTGAGCATGTTCCGTCTTTCGTGCAGTCTTCCGCTCAATCCCAGCTGTCCACGGAGGACATCGAGTTTCTATATGACATGGAGTTTTTCATTAACCGCCAGCTTGGTTCGTACGCGAAGGCCAAATTCGATGAAGAATTGTTCAGACAAGCTTTATCGGTAAACGGGGATTCCATTATCGTTATTTCGGATGACGAGACGATCAAAGTACATGTGCACTCCAAAACGCCGGGCGATGTTCTGAATCTTGCTCTGCAATTCGGTGAAATCACGCAGATTCACCTTCTGAACATGCGCGAGCAGCACCGTGACCTGCTCACAGCAGGGATGGATATCGCTCCAATGCCGGATCTGTTTGCCGATATTCCGCATGAACAGACAGCGGCGCCCGTTCCTGCTGAACCTCCAGCTGATGACATGGCACCTTATGGCTTCATTGCCGTATCTTCCGGGAGCGGTATCGGAGACATCTTTACCAGTCTCGGTGTGGATGTAGTGCTTGCAGGTGGTCAGACGATGAATCCGAGCACGGAGGATTTCGTGAATGCCATTTCTTCCATCTCGGCCAAACAGGTGTATATCCTGCCGAACAATTCCAATATCGTTCTTGCCGCACAGCAGGCAAAGGACCTTTTGGAAGGTGAAAGGGATATTACTGTCATTCCAAGCAAGAGCATTCCGCAAGGAATTGCAGCCGCTTTTGCCTTCCAGGAAGAAGATGCGGTAGATAACAATACTGGCAACATGCTGGAAGCGATCGCACATGTCAAGTCCGGACAGGTTACGCATGCGGTTCGTGATACCAGCTATGATGAGCTGGAGATCAAATCCGGCCAGTACATCGGAATTTCCAATTCCAAGATTGTGGCTGCTGCGGATGAGCTGCTGCCGGCCAGCCAAGCCTTGCTCAGCAATATGCTGGAGAACGGCGATGAGATTGTAACTGTCCTGATTGGCGCAGATACGGATGCGGAGGTTACGGCGGCTCTGGGCCAGTGGCTGCAGGAGACTTATCCCGATGTTGAGGTTGAGATCCATGAAGGCGGCCAGCCGATTTATTATTTCCTGTTCTCTGTAGAACCATAG